The segment TGGCACTCTCACTTATCGCAGCCAGaccaatactttagccattatTGAAAGTGGAGGTGGGATATTACGGAATGTTTCCAGCTTGATAGCTACAAATGAGGACCACAGGTAAATACAGAGTTTATTGttacttttaaatgaatttgTAAGATTCATATCTTCAGAAAGACTTAACTGAGCAGTGTTTTGTGTAATTATGCAAGTTCTGACCCAAATTACACTTACGACAATGAAACTATTAATACCTGATTTATTCATTAACATTTATGCTAATAAAAGTTCATAGTATCACAAAGATGTCTAAAAATAAACCAGTGATACTTGAGAGATATAACCCATGTgtagaataaaaaatgaaagccatAAATACAACAGAGAACAAAATCCTTTCCTATATGTAGTATGGATTAAGGGAATATgaggttataaaaaaaaaaaaaaaaaaaaactgtggttaTGATCCAGAAAGTACAATGATTCACATTTTTCTAGTGGAGCCATAACATCAGTAATCAAAATGTTTTTCAGCCAGCAGCCATTCATCCAATTTATTAGAACTGTGAAACCTAACAGAGCACCTCAGATGCAAGGCATACCTTTTCACAACTTGAGCTTTGTATTATCTCAACAAAAATACAGTATCTTTcacagtgtatttatttattttatcctgtATTGTTCCTGtctcatttcaaaaaaaaaaaactatggggTACTTGTAGTAAAAGGGCTTTGTAAAGAATGTAAACATCTTTTCTGTAAGTTTTTGATGCACAAACTACAAGGCTTACCGCCCTTTCCTCTTCTCATGGAAGAACTCTTAAACTCAGTAAGCACTCAGGTGTCTACTGGACTGCTGAGAGAGCTGCCATTGCTAAAGCTTATTGTACCTTTTTGCCTATCAGTTTTAAAGCCCACTAGAGTTGACTATGCTCTCATTAAACTTCATTTTACCATGCATTAAATAAGCCGTAGCTCTTCCGATCCTAACATTCATTACGCTCTCAACTCTTGTTTTTATACttacttttaaatgttttgaaaactttcactttatttttagaaaaactacACACACAATTTTCCCAAGACCACTTACAAGGGGGAATATCAGTATTACAAATTCAAACCAGAGAGAGATTATCTAAAAGTCATTTTGCTGCCCTGAGCTTACAGTGTGTTCCCTGACTTTGTAAAGATCTATTAATTCATTCTTCTCTCTACCTCTTCTGAGATGTCTCTGTTGTCAAGATTGTGGAACCCACCCAGATGTTAAATTACCACAGAGTCCCTGTTCAGctttcataatatatttatacTCAGTAAACTGAGAAACTCTGTCACTatgtaaagtaaatatatatttgctcaagaaaaatttttaaagctgttAGGTCAGAATAGGAAATGCAGAATTGATGAAACTGAACATTTTTACCTTTTAGTCTGATAGATGAGTCCTgtaaaacaataaacattaaaTGAACTAAGGTAGAACAAAAGGAGATGGGCAGTGCttgaaatttataatataattcGGTGTAGTTTTATTTTGCCAGTTGTTACAAGTTTTAGCGGTTACCTTTAGATTTAAatttgttctctttccttttatttgtacTGCAAACAGATATTTACCTTACTTTTGTaatatcttgtttttatttcaggcAAATCCTAAGAGAGAATAATTGCTTACAGACCTTATTACAACACTTGAAATCTCACAGTTTGACAATAGTCAGCAATGCATGCGGAACCTTGTGGAATCTCTCAGCAAGAAACCCTAAAGACCAGGAAGCATTGTGGGACATGGGAGCGGTCAGCATGCTCAAGAACCTCATTCATTCAAAGCACAAGATGATTGCTATGGGAAGTGCTGCAGCTTTAAGGaatctcatggcaaatagacctGCAAAGTATAAAGATGCCAATATCATGTCTCCTGGTTCAAGTTTGCCTTCTCTACATGTCAGGAAACAAAAGGCCCTggaagcagaattagatgctCAGCATTTATCAGAAACTTTTGACAATATTGACAATTTAAGTCCCAAGGCCTCTCATCGTAGTAAGCAGAGACACAAGCAAAATCTCTATGGTGACTATGTTTTTGACACCAATCGACATGATGATAACAGGTCAGAGAATTTTAATACTGGAAACATGACTGTCCTATCACCATACTTAAACACTACAGTATTGCCCAGCTCTTCTTCATCAAGGGGAAGTTTAGACAGCTCTCGTTCTGAGAAAGATAGAAGTTTGGAGAGAGAACGAGGTATTAGCCTAGGCAACTATCACCCAGCAACAGAAAATCCAGGAACCTCTTCAAAGCGAGGTTTGCAGATTTCTACCACTGCAGCCCAGATTGCCAAAGTCATGGAAGAAGTATCAGCTATTCATACCTCTCAGGAAGACAGAAGTTCTGGGTCTACCACAGAACTACACTGTGGGACAGATGAGAGGAATGCACTAAGAAGAAGCTCTACcacccacacacatgcaaacacgtACAACTTTACCAagtcagaaaactcaaacagaacATGTCCGATACCATATGCCAAAGTAGAATATAAGAGATCTTCAAATGATAGTTTAAATAGTGTCAGCAGTAGTGATGGTTATGGTAAAAGAGGTCAGATGAAGCCTTCAATTGAATCCTATTCTGAAGATGATGAAAGTAAATTTTGCAGCTATGGTCAGTATCCAGCTGACCTAGCCCATAAAATACACAGTGCAAATCATATGGATGATAATGATGGAGAACTAGATACACCAATAAATTACAGTCTTAAATATTCCGATGAACAGTTGAACTCTGGGAGGCAGAGCCCTTCACAGAATGAAAGATGGGCAAGACCCAAACATATACTAGAAGatgaaataaaaccaaatgagCAGAGACAATCAAGGAGTCAAAGCACAGCTTATCCCGTGTATCCTGAGAGCACTGACGATAAACACCTCAAGTTCCAACCACACTTTGGGCAGCAAGAATGTGTTTCCCCATACAGGTCAAGAGCAGCCAATGGATCTGAAACAAATCGAGTAGGCTCTAATCATGGAATTAGTCAAAATGTGAACCAGTCTTTGTGTCAAGAAGATGACTATGAAGACGATAAACCAACCAACTATAGTGAACGTTACTCTGAGGAAGGGCAGCACGAGGAAGAAGAGAGGCCAACCAATTACAGCATAAAATACAGTGAAGAAAAACATCACGTGGATCAGCCTATTGATTATAGTTTAAAATACACCACAGACATTTCTTCTTCACAGAAACCAGCATTTTCATTCTCAAAGAATTCATCTGGACAGAGCACAAAAACTGAACACATCTCTTCAAGCAGCGAGAATACGTCCACAACTTCATCTAATGCCAAGAGGCAGAATCAGCTGCATCCAAGCTCAGCACAGAGCAGAAGTGGTCAGACCCCAAAAGCCACCTCTTCTTCTTGCAAAGTCCCCTCTATCAACCAAGAAACAATACAGACTTACTGTGTAGAAGATACCCCAATATGCTTTTCAAGATGCAGTTCATTATCGTCTTTGTCATCTGCTGAAGATGAAGTAGGGTGTGATCAGACAACACAAGAAGCAGAGTCTGCTAACACTCTGCAAATAGCCGAAATCAAGGACAACAGCGGACCTAGGTCAAATGAAGATTCTGTGAGTAAAGTTCCAGCAGGGTCACAGCACATTAGAACCAAATCCAGCAGACTCCAGGCTTCTGGTCTGTCTTCAGAGTCAGCCAGGCACAAAGCTGTTGAATTTTCTTCAGGGGCCAAATCTCCTTCCAAGAGCGGTGCTCAGACACCCAAAAGTCCACCAGAGCACTACGTTCAGGAGACCCCACTCATGTTTAGCAGATGTACTTCGGTCAGTTCACTCGACAGTTTTGAGAGTCGCTCGATTGCCAGCTCTGTTCAGAGTGAACCCTGCAGTGGAATGGTAAGCGGCATCATAAGCCCCAGTGACCTCCCAGATAGCCCTGGACAAACCATGCCGCCAAGCAGAAGCAAAACCCCGCCACCGCCGCCTCCGCCTCCTCCTCAGACAGTTCAAACGAAGCAGGAAGTACCTAAAAATAAAGCACCTAGTGctgaaaagagagaaagtggACCCAAGCAAGCTGCTGTAAATGCTGCAGTACAAAGGGTCCAGGTTCTTCCAGAGGCTGATACTCTGTTACATTTTGCCACAGAGAGTACTCCTGATGGATTTTCTTGTTCATCTAGCCTGAGCGCTCTGAGCCTTGATGAGCCATTTATTCAGAAAGATGTAGAACTAAGAATAATGCCTCCAGTTCAGGAAAATGACAATGGGAATGAAACAGAAAGTGAGCAGCCTGAAGAATCAAATGAAAACCAggaaaaagaggcagaaaaacCCACTGATTCTGAAAAAGATCTTTTAGATGAGTCAGATGATGATGATATTGAAATACTAGAAGAGTGTATAATTTCTGCCATGCCAACAAAATCTTCACGCAAAGCCAAAAAACCAGCCCAGACTACTTCGAAATTACCTCCACCTGTGGCAAGGAAACCAAGTCAGCTCCCTGTATACAAACTTCTGCCATCGCAAAACAGGTTACAGGCACAAAAGCATGTTAGTTTTACACAAGGAGATGATATGCCACGGGTGTATTGTGTAGAAGGGACACCTATAAACTTTTCCACAGCTACATCTCTGAGTGATCTAACGATAGAATCCCCTCCAAATGAGTtagctgctggagaaggggttAGAGCAGGGGCACAGTCAAGTGAATTTGAAAAAAGAGATACCATTCCTACTGAAGGCAGAAGTACAGATGAGGCTCAACGAGGGAAAGCCTCATCCGTCACTGTACCTGAACTGGATGACAACAAAACAGAAGAAGGTGATATTCTTGCAGAATGCATTAATTCTGCCATGCCCAAAGGAAAAAGTCACAAGCCTTTCCGTGTGAAAAAGATTATGGACCAGGTCCAGCAAGCATCTATGTCTTCATCTGGAATTAACAAAAATCAATTAGATGGTAAGACAAAGAAACCTACTTCACCAGTAAAACCTATAccacaaaatactgagtataggaCACGTGTAAGAAAAAATACAgactcaaaaaataatttaaatgccgAAAGAAATTTCTCGGAAAACAAAGACTCAAAGAAACAGCACTTGAAAAATAATTCCAAGGACTTCAATGATAAACTGCCAAATAATGAAGACAGAGTCAGAGGAAGTTTTACTTTTGATTCACCTCATCATTACACGCCCATTGAAGgcactccatactgtttttcacgaAATGACTCTTTGAGTTCTCTAgattttgatgatgatgatgttgaccTTTCTAGGGAAAAGGCTGAATTAAGAAaggggaaggaaaataaagaatcaGAAGCTAAAGTGACCAACCACACAGAACTAACCTCAAACCAACAATCAGCTAGTAAGACACCAGCTGTTACAAAGCAGCCAATAAATAGAGGTCAGTCTAAACCCATGCTGCAGAAGCAGTCCACTTTTCCCCAGTCTTCCAAAGATATACCAGACAGAGGGGCAGCAACAGATGAGAAATTACAGAATTTCGCTATTGAAAATACTCCAGTTTGCTTTTCTCGAAATTCCTCTCTAAGCTCTCTTAGTGACATTGatcaagaaaacaacaacaacaaggaaaatGAACCTATCAAAGAGACAGAGCCCCCTGCCTCACAGGGAGAACCAGGTAAACCCCAGGCCTCAGGTTATGCTCCTAAATCATTTCACGTGGAAGACACCCCTGTTTGTTTCTCAAGAAACAGTTCTCTCAGTTCTCTTAGTATTGATTCTGAAGATGACCTGTTGCAGGAATGTATAAGTTCTGcaatgccaaaaaagaaaaagccttccAGGCTCAAGCCTGATAATGAAAAGCATAGTCCCAGAAATATGGGTGGCATATTAGCAGAAGATTTGACACTCGATTTGAAAGATATACAGAGACCAGATTCAGAACATGGTTTATCCCCAGATTCAGAAAATTTTGATTGGAAAGCTATTCAGGAAGGTGCAAATTCCATAGTAAGTAGTTTACATCAAGCTGCTGCCGCTGCATGTTTATCTCGACAAGCTTCATCTGATTCAGATTCCATCCTTTCACTGAAATCGGGCATCTCTCTGGGATCACCATTTCATCTTACACCTGATCAAGAAGAAAAACCCTTTACAAGTAATAAAGGCCCACGAATTCTAAAACCTGGGGAGAAAAGTACATTGGAAACTAAAAAAATAGAATctgaaaataaaggaataaaaggagGCAAAAAGGTTTATAAAAGTTTGATTACTGGAAAAGTTCGATCTAACTCGGAAATTTCGAGCCAAATGAAACAACCGCTTCAAACAAACATGCCTTCAATCTCTCGAGGTAGGACAATGATTCATATTCCAGGAGTTCGGAATAGCTCTTCAAGTACAAGTCCAGTGTCTAAAAAAGGCCCGCCCCTCAAGACTCCAGCCTCCAAAAGCCCTAGTGAAGGTCAGCCGGCTACCACCTCTCCCAGAGGAACCAAGCCATCAGTGAAGTCAGAATTAAGCCCTGTTACAAGGCAGGCATCCCAGACAGTGGGATCAAACAAAGCACCTTCTAGATCAGGATCTAGAGATTCCACTCCTTCAAGACCTGCCCAGCAACCATTAAGTAGACCAATGCAGTCTCCAGGGCGAAACTCAATCTCTCCTGGTAGAAATGGAATAAGTCCCCCTAACAAATTATCTCAACTACCAAGGACGTCATCCCCTAGTACTGCTTCAACTAAGTCCTCAGGTTCTGGGAAAATGTCTTACACATCTCCTGGCAGACAGATGAGCCAGCAGAACCTCACCAAACAAACGGGCTTATCCAAGAATGGCAGTGGTATCCCAAGAAGTGAATCTGCCTCCAAAGGGCTAAATCAAATGAGTAGTAGTAATGGATCCAATAAAAAAGTAGAACTTTCTAGAATGTCTTCAACAAAGTCAAGTGGAAGTGAATCCGATAGGTCAGAGAGACCTGTATTAGTACGCCAATCAACTTTCATCAAAGAAGCTCCAAGCCCAACCCTAAGGAGAAAACTGGAGGAATCTGCTTCATTTGaatctctttctccatcttccaGACCCGATTCTCCCACACGGTCCCAGGCTCATACTCCAGTTTTAAGTCCTTCCCTTCCTGATATGTCTCTATCTACACATTCGTCTGTTCAGTCTGGTGGATGGCGAAAACTCCCGCCTAACCTCAGTCCCACCATAGAGTATAATGATGGAAGACCAGTAAAGCGCCATGATATAGCACGCTCTCATTCCGAAAGTCCTTCCAGACTTCCCATCAATAGGTCAGGGACCTGGAAACGTGAGCACAGCAAACACTCATCATCACTTCCTCGAGTAAGCACTTGGAGAAGAACTGGAAGTTCATCCTCAATTCTTTCTGCTTCATCAGAATctagtgaaaaggcaaaaagtgagGACGAAAAACAAGTGAACTCTATTTCAGGAAGCAAACAAACTAAAGAAAACCAGGTATCCACAAAAGgaacatggagaaaaataaaagaaagtgaaatttctCCCACAAATACTACTTCTCAGACCACTTCTTCAGGTGCTGCAAATGGTGCTGAATCAAAGACTCTGATTTATCAAATGGCACCTGCTGTTTCTAAAACAGAGGATGTTTGGGTGAGAATTGAGGATTGCCCCATTAACAACCCTAGATCTGGAAGATCTCCAACAGGAAATACTCCCCCTGTGATTGACACTGTTTCAGAAAAGGGAAACCCAAACCCTAAAGATTCAAAAGATAATCAGGGAAAACAAAATGTGAGCAATGGTAGTGCCCCTACACGCACCATGGGTCTGGAAAACCGCCTGAATTCCTTTATTCAGGTAGATCCCCCAGACCAAAAAGGAACGGAGACAAAACCGGGACACAGTAATAACCCTGTCCCTGCATCCGAGACTAGTGAAAGTTCTATAGCTGAGCGTACCCCGTTTAGTTCTAGCAGCTCAAGCAAGCACAGTTCACCAAGTGGGACTGTCGCCGCCAGGGTGAGTCCTTTTAACTACAACCCAAGCCCAAGGAAGAGCAGCACAGACGGCACTTCAGCCCGACCGTCTCAGATCCCAACGCCAGTGAGCAACAACACAAAGAAACGCGACTCAAAACCCGACAGCACGGAACCCAGCGGGACTCAAAGTCCTAAACGCCATTCCGGGTCTTACCTTGTGACATCTGTGTGAAAAGAGCTGGAAGGATGAAACCGAGAATGTGATACGTGTTCCTCACAACTGCTATGTAGAAATTTTGTTTCAAGTGAAActgtaaaagactgaaaaattttGTAAATAGGTTTGATTCTTGTTAGAGGGTTTTTGTTCTGGAAGCCATATTTGATAGTATACTTCGTCTTCACTGGTCATATTTTGGGAGGCACTCTTGATAGTTAGGAAGAAAATGGTAAAGCCAAGTATATTTGTACAGtatgtttttcatgtatttaagTAGCATCCCATCCCAGCATCCTTTAATTATTGCTTGTATTAAAATAACACTACAGATAGAAGATATGATATATTGCTGTTATCAATCATTTCTAGATAATAAACTGACTAAACTTACATCAGGGAGAAATTGGTATTTATGCAAAAAAACATTCTGTTTTAGTCCTTGAGAGTCCATCTAACATCATTATTAATCATGTGGCTGTGAAATTCACAGTAATATGGTTCCCAGTGAACAAGTTTACCCAGCCTGCTTTGCTTTACTGCATGAATGAAAATGATGGTTCAATTTCAGAAGTAATGATTAACAGTTCTGTGGTCACATGATGTGCATATAGATAGCTATAGTGTAACAACTTACACTATTTTGTgcgcaaaacaaaaaaatctgtgtaaCTGTAAAACATTGAATGATACTATTTTACCTGAACATCTGAAAGTAGGTAGAATTTTTGCTATGCTGTAACTTGTTGTATATTCTGGTATTTGAGGTGAGATGGCTGCTCTTTTATTATTGAGACATGAATCGTGTCTCAACAGAAACTAAATGAACATTTCAGAATAAATTATTGCTGTATGTAAACTGTTACTGAAATTGGTATTTGTTTGAAGGGTCTTATTTCACATTTGTATTAATAACTGTCAAAAAGGGCCTCTTTTAAAAGcttatataaattttttcttcaaattctatGCATTTAAGAGTAAACTTCCTCTTACTGTAATAAAAAACAATTGAAGCTGATTGTTGGCATTTAACCATTCCATGCATTGGCACTTAACCATtcctgaaaatttttttaatgtgtgattAGCACTTCCTGTTTagtatttttctgtttactttttttcttactcTGCTGGAGTTGATTTTCTAAATTCATATAATAGCAATGTGAACTGCCTTGCATATGGGCGTTGAACACAATAGGCCCACaaagaacatttcttttttcttaatagaaTTCTGTCCTTGAGAAATTAATTCTTCTGAGGTAGAAGTAGTCTCTTCCAAGCCCGTCTTGGAATGTCACTGTCTTGTCCCTCCTGTTGCTCCTGGGTCTGAAATGAACACCTTTCATCACCTTTTGTGTTACAGCAAAATTTCAGCAGCCAAATACAATCAGTACCTTGCCATGTTCAGAAAATGCTAAGACattcaagagactcttaagaaaCCACTGCCTGTTAATGAAAACTTTGTTTTTGATGAGTAGGGTTGTGGGGTGTGTGTTCAAATGCCCCCTTCCTCACACAGCAAGGAGAGGATCCTCCTTCATGAAGGAAGATAGACTgataagatttatttaaaaagctaATATATCTTTCCAGAATTTGTTCTAAATAATCAGAGAGTAAGGATGATGATAAATGTTCacgtatttattgaataaatgaaattttattttttaatgataaattcaTGCACTCTGCATTTGGGGAagggaaaagatatttaaatatggCAGGACACTGGGGAAAGGTGGTGAGGAGTAAGCATATCTACCTGCTGTCTTTGAAATCACATCATAGAGTTAGTTATCTACCGCTTACCTGTGTTTATTATTTACAggtaaggactttttttttttaagtcatttactAAAATGCCAGTAAATAAGTGCTGTGATTTGAAGAAAGGCATGACTCCAAAGCCCATACTCTTTCTACTGCTCACCTTTGGAATATACCTACATTTAAACTTTCATCAAGTTTTATCTGAGTGAAATCATTGGTAAGTCATAAGACTATTCTGTTTTTCTCAAAGGATGCCTTATCCAGCAGGGATATATGAATAGAGGTCATATTTCTTTCCTGTTTAGtcctgattttcttattttttttagttaCTACTGCATGACAATTTTTATAAACCACTTCAAATACTTTTGTAGAAAAAAATGGGATATAAGTCAATTATAATAAAATTGCCTTTCTCaaggaaggggggaaaaaaaaaaacaaaacagtgctgaaaatgaaaaaaggatgCCCTCTATATCCCAGGAAACTCAGGAATTCCAGTAAGCAGTGCCTACTGGGAGAAGGTACAGTATATATTGCCATTGAGGAAAAGGTTCTGTATGAGACCCTCTAGTTAGAGATAATGGCTCTGAATTAGTAAAGGAGAAAATCTGAGTTCTAATTTTAGAAGTTCAGGGAGTGCTCCCATAACTGATAACAACCCCAATAGCCCCCAGTTTACACTTGTATGTTACAAATGCACACTGAGCCAACACTGGGGGTTAGTTGAGTTGCAACGCCTGTTAAGAAAAGTAGGGCAGTGCCCTGTTATCTTTGCACTGCAGCAGACAGAACCGAGGCAGTGGTTTTCCAACTTGAGTGCATGCAGATCACCAAAAATGTTAAAACACATCCCCATCCTTCCTGACTCTGAGTCAGGCCTGGGAACTAGCAGgcgatgctgatgctgctggtctgggaccATTCAGAGTTACTGCCGTGCGTGACTGCAGTAAAGCTCCTCGAGGGACTGCCTTCAGTTCCAGCTATtcttctcaaccactggactcaGCATCTGAGAGAGTACACCAAGCTGCCCTCTCCTTCAGGCATGAAAAGATGTTAATATTGAGTTACAATCTGATACAGCCCATCTCAACTCCCAATAGTCCACAAGTTTACCAGACATGAATGAACAGGTAATTCTGTATCTGAGGGATTGACTCATATTCCCTTTGGAACAgttatcaaaaaggcaaaatttcagCAAATATCTAATTTGGATTTACAATAATATCAAAAGAGACACACCAAGAACAGGGCAAAGAAGAGAACTTTAAAGAGAGGGAAAATGGACttcagatgaaagaaaaatgtgcCCAGTTGGTATACAAACAACAACTAATGGCAAATGCGGTATTTGAGAATAAACTTTACAAGTTACTTTGCACTGACAGCAAAGTTAATGAGagggaaataatgaaataaaaaataagcccCAAAGAATCCAACTGCATTGTAAGAATAGTCAAAAAACTTTTTTCCCCATAAACTGTGGATTGTTCCCACAAGGTTAATGAACTGAAGGGATGAGTCTTGCTGAAGATGGAAGCTAGTTGCACTGTATCTGAATTCATGTTTTCACAGAAAACATGTTTCTGTGAAACATGTATTCATGTATTCTGTGAAACATGAATTCATGAATACATGTTTCCTTGTATCTAAATAGAAAAAGAACTGAGTgccagaaatgcaaaaagaaaattgCCAAGAGCTGAAGAATACTTGAGTAGTCAGATCATTCACACTtaaccaaacaaaaataatttttcaagagTCACAAGGGTTGAAATagagtatataaattatattttagtttCTAATTCCTTCATATTAATGCTGACTTTCAAATACTACTACATAGTGTTGAAACCTAGGACTTTGACTCCTACAAACTCCAGGTCTTTTTTCTGcccttctcctctcttctgtGGTCTATAAAACTATATTCTGGTTTTTGTTAGACCATCGATCCTTCTTTCAACCtgtatgttttgtgtgtgtataatattgtTCTCGGTGCTAAATACACTTCTGATATTCAGGATAACTCTACAATTGTgactatttgcttattttcttgacATTATGAGgttgttccttttttttaaaagtactcaACCTTTTGCTAGTGAAGGTGACCACTGAATATAAAGCAACATTAGTGAATGTTGCAAAAATTAGCTATTGTTAATAGCTATTGTTGCAGACATTACCTGCCTCACCTACACAACCTTCTGGAATCCTGACATTAGTCTCACTGTTGATCACTGAACCTTGTACTCACTCAGTGTTTCCCCCGGCCATGGCTGTTTCCACCAGAGGGGGTACCTGACCTAGAGGAAACTAGTTACCAAAGACTTGTATggcttgtctttaaaaaaaaaaagattaggtcaattttaaataaaagagtcaTGAAATTTCCGGTTGGAGATTGAGTGCTAGAACTGAAAGATCTTGTAGAGTTAAGACTGAAGGTGCTCTGATTGGCATCATG is part of the Bubalus bubalis isolate 160015118507 breed Murrah chromosome 11, NDDB_SH_1, whole genome shotgun sequence genome and harbors:
- the APC gene encoding adenomatous polyposis coli protein isoform X5 codes for the protein MASSGQIDLLERLKELNLDSSNFPGVKLRSKMSLRSYGSREGSVSSRSGECSPVPMGSFPRRGFVNGSRENTGYLEELEKERSLLLADLDKEEKEKDWYYAQLQNLTKRIDSLPLTENFSLQTDMTRRQLEYEARQIRVAMEEQLGTCQDMEKRAQRRITRIQQIEKDILRIRQLLQSQATEAERSSQSKHEAGSHEAERQNEGQGVAEINMATSGSGQGSTTRIDHETASVLSSSSTHSAPRRLTSHLGTKVEMVYSLLSMLGTHDKDDMSRTLLAMSSSQDSCISMRQSGCLPLLIQLLHGNDKDSVLLGNSRGSKEARARASAALHNIIHSQPDDKRGRREIRVLHLLEQIRAYCETCWEWQEAHEQGMDQDKNPMPAPVEHQICPAVCVLMKLSFDEEHRHAMNELGRKATRGISSQELGQGLSGGLQAIAELLQVDCEMYGLTNDHYSITLRRYAGMALTNLTFGDVANKATLCSMKGCMRALVAQLQSESEDLQQVIASVLRNLSWRADVNSKKTLREVGSVKALMECALEVKKESTLKSVLSALWNLSAHCTENKADICAVDGALAFLVGTLTYRSQTNTLAIIESGGGILRNVSSLIATNEDHRQILRENNCLQTLLQHLKSHSLTIVSNACGTLWNLSARNPKDQEALWDMGAVSMLKNLIHSKHKMIAMGSAAALRNLMANRPAKYKDANIMSPGSSLPSLHVRKQKALEAELDAQHLSETFDNIDNLSPKASHRSKQRHKQNLYGDYVFDTNRHDDNRSENFNTGNMTVLSPYLNTTVLPSSSSSRGSLDSSRSEKDRSLERERGISLGNYHPATENPGTSSKRGLQISTTAAQIAKVMEEVSAIHTSQEDRSSGSTTELHCGTDERNALRRSSTTHTHANTYNFTKSENSNRTCPIPYAKVEYKRSSNDSLNSVSSSDGYGKRGQMKPSIESYSEDDESKFCSYGQYPADLAHKIHSANHMDDNDGELDTPINYSLKYSDEQLNSGRQSPSQNERWARPKHILEDEIKPNEQRQSRSQSTAYPVYPESTDDKHLKFQPHFGQQECVSPYRSRAANGSETNRVGSNHGISQNVNQSLCQEDDYEDDKPTNYSERYSEEGQHEEEERPTNYSIKYSEEKHHVDQPIDYSLKYTTDISSSQKPAFSFSKNSSGQSTKTEHISSSSENTSTTSSNAKRQNQLHPSSAQSRSGQTPKATSSSCKVPSINQETIQTYCVEDTPICFSRCSSLSSLSSAEDEVGCDQTTQEAESANTLQIAEIKDNSGPRSNEDSVSKVPAGSQHIRTKSSRLQASGLSSESARHKAVEFSSGAKSPSKSGAQTPKSPPEHYVQETPLMFSRCTSVSSLDSFESRSIASSVQSEPCSGMVSGIISPSDLPDSPGQTMPPSRSKTPPPPPPPPPQTVQTKQEVPKNKAPSAEKRESGPKQAAVNAAVQRVQVLPEADTLLHFATESTPDGFSCSSSLSALSLDEPFIQKDVELRIMPPVQENDNGNETESEQPEESNENQEKEAEKPTDSEKDLLDESDDDDIEILEECIISAMPTKSSRKAKKPAQTTSKLPPPVARKPSQLPVYKLLPSQNRLQAQKHVSFTQGDDMPRVYCVEGTPINFSTATSLSDLTIESPPNELAAGEGVRAGAQSSEFEKRDTIPTEGRSTDEAQRGKASSVTVPELDDNKTEEGDILAECINSAMPKGKSHKPFRVKKIMDQVQQASMSSSGINKNQLDGKTKKPTSPVKPIPQNTEYRTRVRKNTDSKNNLNAERNFSENKDSKKQHLKNNSKDFNDKLPNNEDRVRGSFTFDSPHHYTPIEGTPYCFSRNDSLSSLDFDDDDVDLSREKAELRKGKENKESEAKVTNHTELTSNQQSASKTPAVTKQPINRGQSKPMLQKQSTFPQSSKDIPDRGAATDEKLQNFAIENTPVCFSRNSSLSSLSDIDQENNNNKENEPIKETEPPASQGEPGKPQASGYAPKSFHVEDTPVCFSRNSSLSSLSIDSEDDLLQECISSAMPKKKKPSRLKPDNEKHSPRNMGGILAEDLTLDLKDIQRPDSEHGLSPDSENFDWKAIQEGANSIVSSLHQAAAAACLSRQASSDSDSILSLKSGISLGSPFHLTPDQEEKPFTSNKGPRILKPGEKSTLETKKIESENKGIKGGKKVYKSLITGKVRSNSEISSQMKQPLQTNMPSISRGRTMIHIPGVRNSSSSTSPVSKKGPPLKTPASKSPSEGQPATTSPRGTKPSVKSELSPVTRQASQTVGSNKAPSRSGSRDSTPSRPAQQPLSRPMQSPGRNSISPGRNGISPPNKLSQLPRTSSPSTASTKSSGSGKMSYTSPGRQMSQQNLTKQTGLSKNGSGIPRSESASKGLNQMSSSNGSNKKVELSRMSSTKSSGSESDRSERPVLVRQSTFIKEAPSPTLRRKLEESASFESLSPSSRPDSPTRSQAHTPVLSPSLPDMSLSTHSSVQSGGWRKLPPNLSPTIEYNDGRPVKRHDIARSHSESPSRLPINRSGTWKREHSKHSSSLPRVSTWRRTGSSSSILSASSESSEKAKSEDEKQVNSISGSKQTKENQVSTKGTWRKIKESEISPTNTTSQTTSSGAANGAESKTLIYQMAPAVSKTEDVWVRIEDCPINNPRSGRSPTGNTPPVIDTVSEKGNPNPKDSKDNQGKQNVSNGSAPTRTMGLENRLNSFIQVDPPDQKGTETKPGHSNNPVPASETSESSIAERTPFSSSSSSKHSSPSGTVAARVSPFNYNPSPRKSSTDGTSARPSQIPTPVSNNTKKRDSKPDSTEPSGTQSPKRHSGSYLVTSV